In the genome of Terribacillus sp. FSL K6-0262, one region contains:
- a CDS encoding Rrf2 family transcriptional regulator, giving the protein MSISSRFAVGIHILTLLEVNKDEVNSSEFIAASVNTNPVVIRKIMGMLKKAGLVKVRPGVAGAELARQLDEMTLFDVYKAVEAVPENELFSVHGSPNPQCTVGRNIQSAILPIFAGAQSAMEKALAQVTIQDIVQSIEEKEDKD; this is encoded by the coding sequence ATGTCGATAAGCAGCCGTTTTGCGGTTGGTATTCATATACTGACACTTTTGGAAGTGAATAAGGATGAAGTCAATTCGTCTGAATTCATCGCCGCCAGTGTCAATACAAACCCTGTAGTAATCAGGAAGATCATGGGGATGCTGAAGAAAGCTGGATTGGTGAAAGTAAGGCCCGGGGTGGCGGGAGCAGAACTGGCGCGACAGCTTGATGAAATGACGCTGTTTGATGTATATAAGGCTGTGGAAGCAGTTCCGGAAAATGAATTATTCAGTGTCCATGGCAGTCCGAATCCGCAATGTACCGTTGGCCGCAATATTCAATCAGCGATACTGCCGATTTTTGCAGGAGCACAGTCGGCCATGGAGAAAGCATTGGCTCAGGTAACCATCCAGGATATCGTGCAAAGCATTGAAGAAAAAGAAGATAAGGATTGA
- a CDS encoding NAD(P)-dependent oxidoreductase, with translation MKIGIIAATGKAGSLITAEAASRGHEVTAIVRNPAKVKQDNIQVIQKDIFDIKAEDIQDFDAIVNAFNAPAGEEEQHIEAGRILIQALKDAPSTRLVVVGGAGSLFVDEQKTTRVFETPDFPDAFLPTATNMGENLKELENSVGIQWTYISPAGVFDADGKRTGSYQTGGDTMVLNKQGESYISYADYAMAVLDEIENPAHTNERFSVVGEK, from the coding sequence ATGAAAATCGGTATCATTGCCGCAACAGGTAAAGCAGGCAGCCTCATTACAGCAGAAGCGGCAAGCCGCGGCCACGAGGTGACGGCGATTGTCCGCAATCCTGCGAAAGTGAAGCAAGACAATATCCAAGTGATCCAAAAGGACATCTTTGATATCAAAGCCGAGGATATCCAAGACTTTGATGCAATCGTCAATGCTTTTAACGCTCCAGCCGGTGAGGAAGAACAGCATATCGAAGCTGGGCGCATTTTGATTCAAGCATTGAAAGATGCGCCTTCCACTCGTCTTGTCGTTGTCGGCGGAGCGGGGAGTCTCTTCGTAGACGAACAGAAGACAACGCGCGTATTCGAAACTCCTGACTTCCCGGATGCCTTTTTACCGACAGCAACCAATATGGGAGAAAATCTGAAGGAACTTGAAAACAGTGTAGGAATTCAATGGACATATATCAGTCCTGCGGGTGTCTTCGACGCTGATGGAAAACGGACTGGCAGCTATCAAACAGGAGGAGATACCATGGTCCTCAATAAGCAAGGCGAAAGCTACATCAGCTACGCCGACTATGCGATGGCTGTGCTGGACGAAATCGAAAATCCAGCCCATACGAATGAACGCTTCTCCGTCGTCGGCGAAAAATAA
- a CDS encoding type 1 glutamine amidotransferase domain-containing protein: MSKKIAVLVTDEFEDIEYTSPVKAYEEAGHSIVNVELEAGKEVTGKHGEKVTIDKALSDVDASEFDALLIPGGFSPDLLRADDRPGEFAKAFVENEKPVFAICHGPQVLIDTDLLKGKDITGYRSVRKDLINAGANYKDEEVVVSHNIVTSRTPDDLEAFNRESLNLLK; this comes from the coding sequence ATGAGTAAAAAAATCGCAGTATTAGTCACAGATGAATTCGAAGATATCGAATATACAAGTCCGGTAAAAGCATACGAAGAAGCTGGCCACAGTATCGTGAACGTGGAGCTGGAAGCTGGTAAGGAAGTCACTGGTAAGCATGGTGAGAAAGTGACAATCGACAAAGCGCTTTCCGATGTGGACGCAAGTGAATTCGATGCACTATTGATTCCTGGAGGCTTCTCTCCTGATTTGCTTCGCGCGGATGATCGTCCTGGTGAATTCGCAAAGGCATTCGTGGAAAACGAAAAACCTGTATTCGCCATCTGCCACGGTCCGCAAGTATTGATCGATACTGACTTGCTGAAAGGCAAGGATATCACAGGCTATCGCAGTGTCCGCAAAGACTTGATCAATGCTGGCGCAAACTACAAGGATGAAGAAGTGGTTGTCAGCCATAACATCGTGACAAGCAGAACACCCGATGATTTGGAAGCATTCAACCGCGAATCATTGAATCTGTTGAAATAA
- a CDS encoding CitMHS family transporter, which translates to MLSLLGFSMVAVFMYLIMSKKLSPLVALTLIPILFGIIGGFTTSLGPMMLEGVEGIAATAIMILFAILYFGVMIDAGLFDPLINFILKVVKGDPMKIVVGTSILSMMVALDGDGTTTYMITVSALLPLYKRLGMNRLILATVAMLSMGVMNITPWGGASAMTMAALNLEASELFIPVIPVMAVGLVYALTVAFILGKRERKRLGVAQLDNQAVQEISAAEEVPAYRRPKLVWVNLLLTIVLLVCLILDFISLTILFMVAFAAALMINYPRMSDQQERMAAHAKNGLAVTTIVIAAGIFTGIMSGTEMIDAMANTLVSIIPEFMSPYLAVIVAIISAPFTFFMSNNAFYLGVLPILAEAAQAYGVSKVEIGRAALLGQPVHVLSPLVAAAHLLIGMVGIQFGELQRYAMLWAFGSTIVMTIAALLFGVISIG; encoded by the coding sequence TTGTTATCTTTATTGGGATTCTCCATGGTTGCCGTATTCATGTATTTGATCATGTCAAAAAAGCTATCGCCGCTTGTGGCGTTGACATTGATTCCGATCCTGTTCGGTATAATCGGGGGCTTCACCACTTCGCTGGGGCCTATGATGCTGGAGGGTGTCGAAGGAATTGCAGCTACCGCGATCATGATTTTGTTTGCCATTCTTTACTTCGGTGTCATGATCGATGCTGGTTTGTTTGATCCGCTGATCAATTTCATCTTAAAGGTTGTAAAGGGTGATCCGATGAAAATCGTTGTCGGGACATCCATCCTATCCATGATGGTTGCCCTTGATGGGGATGGTACAACGACCTATATGATCACTGTTTCAGCACTGCTGCCGCTTTACAAACGGCTTGGCATGAACCGCTTGATCCTGGCAACGGTCGCCATGCTTTCCATGGGTGTCATGAACATCACTCCTTGGGGCGGTGCTTCTGCTATGACAATGGCTGCATTGAATTTGGAAGCATCCGAGCTTTTCATTCCTGTTATACCGGTGATGGCAGTCGGACTTGTTTACGCTCTTACAGTGGCATTCATCCTTGGTAAAAGGGAAAGAAAGCGTTTAGGAGTCGCGCAGCTGGATAATCAAGCAGTTCAGGAAATCTCTGCAGCGGAAGAAGTACCTGCATATCGCAGACCGAAGCTCGTCTGGGTCAACTTGTTACTGACTATTGTATTGCTCGTCTGCCTCATCCTTGATTTTATTTCCTTGACCATCTTATTCATGGTCGCTTTCGCTGCAGCTTTGATGATCAACTATCCGCGTATGAGCGATCAGCAGGAACGGATGGCGGCACATGCCAAAAATGGATTGGCAGTCACAACCATAGTGATAGCTGCCGGGATCTTCACCGGTATCATGTCCGGGACAGAAATGATCGATGCAATGGCGAATACACTTGTTTCCATCATCCCAGAGTTCATGTCGCCTTACTTGGCTGTGATTGTTGCCATCATCAGTGCACCATTTACCTTCTTCATGTCCAATAATGCATTCTATTTGGGGGTGCTGCCGATCCTGGCCGAAGCTGCGCAGGCATACGGTGTCAGCAAGGTGGAAATCGGGCGGGCGGCATTACTTGGCCAGCCGGTGCATGTGTTAAGTCCGCTTGTTGCCGCCGCCCATCTTTTAATAGGAATGGTGGGTATCCAATTCGGGGAATTGCAGCGTTATGCCATGCTTTGGGCCTTCGGTTCCACGATTGTGATGACCATTGCAGCACTGTTATTCGGAGTGATCAGTATCGGGTGA
- a CDS encoding response regulator, which yields MDRMNVLIVEDNVEASIIFENYLNQMEGYRLTGVAENGEQAKSLIRVLQPDLVLLDVYLPDMNGIEILWFIRRYSRRTDVILLTAANDTNTVGEAMRGGVYSYLIKPIDGDRFQRVLKEYASYKKELMTGNKVGQQEVDSFFHPNLHTAETTDHEVYPKGVDRHTLESVRRVMKEQHSSEKAEEVAAKVGVSHSTVRRYLEYMVSKKEAEVEISYGTVGRPVRKYKYIPKNSS from the coding sequence ATGGATCGGATGAATGTCCTGATAGTGGAAGATAATGTGGAAGCATCGATCATATTCGAGAATTACCTGAATCAGATGGAAGGATACCGACTGACTGGGGTCGCGGAAAATGGGGAACAGGCGAAAAGTCTGATTCGAGTATTGCAGCCTGACTTGGTGCTGCTCGACGTCTACCTGCCTGATATGAATGGAATCGAAATCCTTTGGTTCATCCGTCGATATTCCCGCCGGACGGACGTGATTCTGCTGACGGCAGCGAATGATACAAATACAGTGGGAGAGGCAATGCGCGGGGGTGTATACAGTTATTTGATCAAGCCGATCGATGGCGATCGGTTCCAGCGGGTGCTTAAAGAATATGCTTCCTATAAGAAAGAGCTGATGACTGGCAATAAAGTCGGTCAGCAAGAAGTGGATTCGTTTTTCCATCCCAATTTACATACTGCAGAAACAACAGATCACGAGGTGTATCCAAAAGGAGTGGATCGGCACACCCTGGAGTCGGTCCGGCGGGTGATGAAGGAGCAGCACTCCAGTGAAAAGGCGGAAGAAGTAGCTGCGAAAGTAGGAGTAAGTCATTCCACGGTCCGGCGATACCTGGAGTATATGGTGTCGAAAAAGGAAGCAGAGGTGGAAATCAGCTACGGAACGGTCGGAAGGCCAGTGCGCAAGTATAAATACATACCCAAAAACTCTTCCTGA
- a CDS encoding sensor histidine kinase, with protein MRGFRFGLLGQIVLLVAILLIVSLLFVSALFVRKVDEIVEEDAGSTAMAVAKLAAKDETILEHLENRSNDDIIQEESLKIQHNSGADYVVIADTEGIRISHPEPERIGKPTKTSNESVLEEGQEVIYEGYGISGYAIKAKTPIKNEAGDIIGVASVGFLKQNLNHQIVSYLQEVIVWFVLIFALGLVGAYLVAKRVKKLIYGLEPGEISFLFKEKETTLASIKDATIAIDRRGHITSINRRAKEIFKKKSVLEDAIDQTNLQSLYQAVLADGQGKYNKYTFVAGDIYIVDASPIKEAEETLGVVFTLRPETEVIDVSETIAKMKQQADQMRASNHEFMNKLNTLYGLIRLQEYDKALVLISKEVEEQQSVVNLLMTSIKEPMIAAALLGKFNRAKELKVSLTIDESSSLDIDLGAEATEKIVTIIGNILENALEAASKYQGTEGKVFVSFTDLGEEVIFDIEDNGKRLSDKEKQAILVDGYSTKQETSEEHGIGLTIVQAALEKMNGALYYGDSEAGGTLVTVVLPKGSVENGSDECPDSGR; from the coding sequence ATGAGGGGATTCCGTTTTGGCTTGCTCGGTCAGATTGTCCTGCTGGTGGCCATTCTGCTGATAGTGAGTCTATTGTTTGTAAGCGCTCTATTCGTGAGGAAGGTAGATGAAATAGTAGAGGAGGATGCCGGAAGTACGGCGATGGCTGTCGCAAAACTGGCAGCCAAGGACGAAACGATCCTGGAGCACCTGGAGAATAGGAGTAATGATGATATCATCCAGGAGGAATCGCTGAAAATCCAGCATAACAGCGGAGCGGATTATGTAGTCATCGCTGATACGGAAGGAATTCGTATCTCGCATCCAGAACCGGAGAGGATCGGGAAACCGACCAAGACGAGCAATGAATCTGTCTTGGAAGAAGGCCAGGAAGTCATCTATGAAGGATACGGTATTTCGGGCTATGCCATAAAAGCGAAAACCCCGATCAAGAATGAAGCCGGAGATATCATTGGTGTGGCATCCGTCGGCTTTCTGAAGCAAAACTTAAATCACCAGATCGTTTCATATCTGCAGGAAGTGATTGTCTGGTTCGTGCTCATTTTCGCTTTGGGGCTGGTTGGCGCCTATCTTGTGGCCAAGCGAGTGAAGAAGCTGATTTATGGGCTGGAACCTGGGGAGATATCCTTTTTGTTCAAGGAAAAGGAGACGACACTGGCTTCCATCAAGGATGCCACCATCGCTATCGATCGTAGAGGCCATATTACGTCGATCAATCGCAGGGCCAAGGAGATATTCAAGAAAAAGTCTGTTCTGGAGGATGCGATCGATCAGACCAATCTGCAATCTCTTTATCAGGCGGTTTTGGCAGACGGTCAAGGCAAATATAACAAATATACATTTGTTGCAGGCGATATTTATATTGTGGATGCTTCGCCGATAAAAGAAGCAGAGGAAACATTGGGAGTCGTATTCACATTGCGTCCTGAAACAGAAGTGATAGATGTCTCGGAGACCATTGCAAAAATGAAGCAGCAAGCTGATCAGATGCGTGCTTCCAATCATGAATTCATGAACAAGCTGAATACATTATATGGTTTGATCCGCCTGCAGGAATATGATAAAGCTCTGGTACTCATTTCAAAGGAAGTGGAGGAGCAGCAGAGTGTTGTCAACTTACTGATGACCAGCATAAAAGAACCAATGATTGCAGCAGCCTTATTGGGGAAATTCAATCGTGCCAAAGAGCTGAAGGTATCATTGACAATCGATGAAAGCAGCAGTCTGGATATTGATTTGGGAGCGGAAGCCACAGAAAAAATCGTGACAATCATCGGCAATATCCTGGAGAATGCACTGGAGGCCGCTTCAAAGTATCAGGGTACCGAAGGGAAAGTCTTTGTTTCTTTTACGGACTTAGGCGAAGAAGTTATATTCGATATCGAGGATAATGGCAAGCGGCTGTCTGATAAGGAAAAGCAAGCAATTTTGGTTGATGGTTATTCGACCAAACAGGAAACGAGCGAAGAACATGGAATCGGACTGACCATCGTCCAAGCGGCGCTCGAAAAGATGAATGGAGCTTTGTATTATGGAGACAGCGAAGCAGGAGGCACACTTGTGACGGTTGTTCTCCCGAAAGGAAGCGTGGAAAATGGATCGGATGAATGTCCTGATAGTGGAAGATAA
- a CDS encoding SDR family NAD(P)-dependent oxidoreductase, which yields MTYPVLEGKVAIVTGAAMGMGLATAKLFAEAKAKVVVADFNEEKGRAAVKEMEAAGGTAYFVKVDVSDSAQVKHMVEETVSKFGRLDAAVNNAALTPDNAPAAEFDEAYWDRLIAVDLTGTALCMKYELQQMIKQGEGGSIVNISSVSGFRPQPNNIAYVAAKHGVVGMTKVAALENGPMNIRVNTVAPGAIDTPMLRGSLEETGQTEEEFAPKLSLLGRFGQPEEIAQASLWLASDQSSYVTGTTIHADAGYTSR from the coding sequence ATGACATATCCAGTATTGGAAGGTAAAGTAGCTATCGTGACTGGTGCAGCAATGGGGATGGGGCTGGCAACAGCGAAACTATTCGCCGAAGCGAAAGCGAAAGTCGTCGTAGCTGATTTCAATGAAGAAAAAGGCAGAGCTGCAGTGAAGGAGATGGAAGCAGCTGGTGGTACAGCATATTTCGTGAAAGTCGACGTTTCCGATTCCGCACAAGTCAAACATATGGTGGAAGAAACGGTATCCAAGTTCGGGCGTCTGGATGCAGCCGTCAACAACGCAGCCCTTACACCGGATAATGCACCAGCAGCCGAATTCGATGAAGCATATTGGGATAGATTGATCGCAGTGGATTTGACAGGTACAGCACTTTGTATGAAATATGAATTGCAGCAAATGATCAAGCAAGGTGAAGGAGGCAGTATCGTCAACATCTCCTCTGTGAGCGGCTTCCGACCGCAGCCGAATAACATCGCGTATGTTGCGGCTAAGCATGGTGTTGTCGGCATGACAAAAGTGGCGGCGCTTGAAAATGGCCCGATGAATATCCGGGTGAACACAGTTGCTCCAGGAGCAATAGATACACCGATGCTAAGGGGATCTCTGGAGGAAACCGGCCAGACAGAAGAAGAATTTGCACCGAAGCTCAGCCTGCTGGGCAGATTCGGTCAGCCTGAAGAAATCGCGCAAGCAAGCCTTTGGCTGGCATCCGATCAGTCATCCTATGTGACTGGAACAACGATTCACGCCGATGCAGGATATACAAGCAGATAA
- a CDS encoding TetR/AcrR family transcriptional regulator: MGITYPDKRVERTQQALKEALLKLMANKPLPKIHISEITEAAGVSRGTFYTHYEKKEDLLEELSEDMLDEMTISFRKPYEQSKMVDFRSLPPESIVLFDHFLENRVFYQLMLGSASDSFFKEKMTNQLHHFFRTDYAFYFRQIDAEIDLDLFCTYRIHGMIGLIVEWIQKGFDKPASFMAEQLLHIFRFHTESIMIRH, translated from the coding sequence GTGGGTATCACCTATCCAGACAAACGTGTCGAAAGGACACAGCAGGCTTTGAAAGAAGCTTTGCTGAAACTGATGGCTAATAAGCCGCTGCCTAAAATACACATTTCTGAAATAACCGAAGCCGCCGGTGTCAGCAGGGGGACTTTTTATACGCATTATGAAAAAAAGGAGGATCTTCTTGAGGAGTTATCCGAGGATATGCTTGATGAAATGACCATTTCTTTCCGGAAACCTTATGAGCAATCAAAAATGGTCGACTTCCGAAGCCTCCCGCCAGAATCGATCGTTTTGTTCGACCATTTCCTGGAAAATAGAGTGTTCTATCAATTGATGCTGGGCAGCGCCTCGGATAGTTTCTTCAAGGAAAAGATGACGAATCAGCTCCATCACTTTTTCCGGACTGATTACGCCTTTTACTTCCGCCAGATCGACGCAGAAATAGACCTTGATTTATTTTGTACGTACCGTATCCACGGCATGATCGGGTTGATCGTGGAATGGATACAGAAAGGGTTCGATAAACCTGCTTCATTCATGGCTGAACAGCTGCTGCATATCTTCCGGTTTCATACGGAAAGTATCATGATCAGGCATTAG
- a CDS encoding sugar-binding transcriptional regulator translates to MALLGDRRLLVKIAHMYYEEGATQSEIAKAIGVSRSLISKYLTKAREAGVVEIIIHEQDDHPYTGLESKVEKRYGLREVICVEANESDDSKTRLGAAASNYLLRMIRNGQTIGISSGTTLYEVATAMASSQYFPELQFIPLVGGMGDERVDIHANQIVAKLAEVLKAKCKLLHAPVLVDSKEAKEIIVNQSSIKGIFEAGARADIAMVGIGGTPEHSTMVKSYLQQTNGVIEYENVVGDICYNFITENGRAADNDWNDRVISMDLEHVKQIPLVIGVASGQEKIKAIKAALAAELIHVLITDDATARMLLE, encoded by the coding sequence ATGGCACTTTTGGGAGATAGAAGACTTTTGGTGAAAATCGCCCACATGTACTATGAAGAAGGCGCTACACAATCGGAAATTGCAAAGGCAATCGGAGTCAGCAGGTCGCTTATCTCCAAGTATTTGACGAAAGCCAGGGAAGCAGGAGTCGTCGAAATCATCATTCATGAGCAAGATGATCATCCATATACGGGACTTGAGTCGAAAGTTGAAAAACGGTATGGCTTGCGGGAAGTCATTTGTGTGGAAGCGAATGAGAGTGATGATTCCAAAACACGATTGGGTGCGGCTGCCAGTAACTATCTGCTCCGTATGATTCGGAATGGACAGACGATCGGAATCAGTTCCGGTACGACATTGTATGAGGTTGCCACAGCAATGGCATCCAGTCAGTATTTCCCGGAACTTCAATTCATTCCCCTTGTAGGGGGGATGGGGGATGAACGGGTCGATATCCACGCGAACCAAATCGTTGCAAAGCTGGCGGAAGTGCTGAAAGCAAAGTGTAAGCTGCTTCATGCCCCAGTATTGGTTGATTCCAAGGAAGCGAAAGAAATCATCGTCAATCAATCTTCCATTAAAGGCATCTTTGAAGCAGGGGCAAGAGCTGATATTGCAATGGTTGGAATCGGCGGGACACCAGAACATTCGACGATGGTGAAATCCTATCTTCAACAGACGAATGGCGTCATCGAATACGAAAATGTCGTAGGCGATATATGCTACAATTTCATCACGGAAAATGGTCGTGCTGCTGATAATGATTGGAATGACAGAGTGATTTCGATGGATTTGGAGCATGTGAAGCAGATTCCCCTGGTCATCGGAGTGGCGAGCGGACAGGAAAAGATCAAAGCAATCAAAGCGGCATTGGCCGCGGAGTTGATCCACGTTTTGATCACAGACGATGCAACAGCTCGTATGCTGTTGGAGTAA
- a CDS encoding PTS glucitol/sorbitol transporter subunit IIA has protein sequence MYQTIVKEIGPMAQAFEADKIVILFGMEAPAELKEISFLHQVEQAEEDNAIKEGGTLIIDGQEFLIEKVGSAANENLQTLGHISIYFTEPEAEVLPGAVFASPHTFPVIQEGSKITFK, from the coding sequence ATGTACCAAACAATAGTGAAGGAAATCGGGCCGATGGCGCAGGCTTTTGAAGCAGATAAAATCGTCATTCTTTTCGGCATGGAAGCCCCCGCTGAATTGAAGGAAATCTCGTTCCTGCATCAAGTGGAACAAGCGGAAGAAGACAATGCGATCAAGGAAGGCGGTACCTTGATCATAGATGGACAGGAGTTCCTGATTGAAAAGGTAGGTTCGGCTGCGAATGAGAATCTGCAAACATTGGGGCATATCTCGATCTATTTCACGGAACCGGAAGCGGAAGTGCTGCCGGGTGCTGTATTTGCAAGCCCGCATACATTCCCTGTCATTCAGGAAGGTAGCAAAATTACATTTAAATAG
- a CDS encoding PTS glucitol/sorbitol transporter subunit IIB, which produces MGYKAVFVSKGSGGWGTGLRIEPKGKKTKVVSITGGGIHPVAERIAELTGAQAVDGFKNSVPEDEMMCVVIDCGGTARIGLYPMKRIPTVDILGSSPSGPLAKHIKEDIFVSGVTPKEVALAEGEAQEQASAAAEDAGRFNTADKKEFREEYEKVKEEHRSNDDNWLMRFSKGIGKVTGIFYQAGRDSIEMLIKNIIPFMAFVSMLIGIINYTGIGDLIANTMSPLASSIWGLIVIVIICTLPFLSPVLGPGAVIAQVIGVLIGSQIALGNIPPQFALPALFAINGQVGADFVPVGLSLGEAKPETVQYGVPAVLYSRLITGVLAVIIAYFASFGMY; this is translated from the coding sequence ATGGGATATAAAGCAGTGTTTGTCAGCAAAGGATCCGGCGGATGGGGAACCGGCCTCCGGATTGAACCGAAAGGCAAGAAAACGAAAGTAGTCTCGATTACGGGCGGGGGAATTCACCCTGTAGCGGAACGAATAGCTGAGCTGACCGGGGCCCAAGCGGTGGATGGCTTTAAGAATTCAGTACCTGAGGACGAGATGATGTGCGTGGTCATCGATTGCGGTGGAACGGCCAGAATTGGGCTTTACCCAATGAAACGTATTCCGACTGTCGATATTCTGGGTTCCTCCCCATCCGGTCCTTTGGCGAAACATATCAAAGAGGATATCTTCGTGTCAGGTGTCACACCGAAAGAGGTAGCTCTTGCGGAAGGTGAAGCACAGGAGCAGGCTTCGGCCGCTGCGGAAGACGCAGGGAGATTCAATACTGCCGATAAGAAAGAATTCAGGGAAGAGTATGAGAAAGTGAAGGAAGAGCATCGTTCCAATGATGATAACTGGCTGATGCGCTTTTCCAAGGGTATCGGGAAAGTGACAGGGATATTTTATCAAGCAGGACGGGATTCCATCGAAATGCTGATTAAAAATATCATTCCTTTCATGGCGTTTGTGAGCATGCTGATCGGAATCATCAATTACACCGGAATCGGGGACTTGATTGCTAACACGATGTCACCGCTTGCAAGTTCGATCTGGGGATTGATCGTCATCGTCATTATCTGTACGCTGCCATTCCTGTCACCTGTGCTTGGTCCGGGTGCGGTAATTGCCCAAGTAATCGGGGTATTGATCGGCAGCCAGATTGCATTGGGCAATATCCCGCCGCAATTTGCACTGCCGGCATTATTTGCGATAAATGGGCAAGTTGGTGCAGATTTTGTACCCGTAGGGCTGTCCTTGGGTGAAGCAAAGCCGGAAACAGTCCAGTATGGTGTTCCGGCTGTCTTGTACAGCCGATTGATCACAGGAGTCTTAGCGGTTATCATTGCTTACTTTGCCAGCTTTGGCATGTATTAA
- a CDS encoding PTS glucitol/sorbitol transporter subunit IIC, with protein sequence MEWIQWFGEHFIGMFNAGGEQFMSLITGIVPTLVVLLTFTYALIKFIGEDRVTKAIRFTSKYALLRYTVMPMLSILLLTNPMAYTFGRFVEERQKPAFFDSLVSFLHPVTALFPYANAGELFVYLGIANGLTQAGYSTSELAVRFFLVGIVVMLIRGLMTEQITKFLMKRM encoded by the coding sequence ATGGAATGGATTCAGTGGTTCGGTGAGCATTTCATCGGCATGTTCAATGCTGGCGGAGAGCAATTCATGAGTCTCATCACCGGCATAGTACCGACTTTGGTAGTATTGCTGACCTTTACTTATGCACTAATCAAATTCATTGGTGAGGATCGTGTGACAAAGGCGATTCGATTCACCTCCAAATATGCTTTGCTGCGTTATACAGTGATGCCGATGCTATCCATTTTGCTCCTGACAAATCCAATGGCATATACATTCGGCCGTTTTGTCGAGGAGCGCCAGAAACCGGCATTCTTTGATTCGCTCGTTTCATTTTTGCATCCGGTAACAGCCTTGTTCCCATATGCAAATGCCGGGGAGCTATTTGTCTACTTGGGTATTGCCAACGGATTGACACAAGCTGGCTACTCGACATCTGAACTGGCAGTTCGTTTCTTCTTGGTCGGGATCGTTGTGATGCTGATCAGGGGACTTATGACGGAACAAATCACGAAATTCCTGATGAAAAGAATGTAA
- a CDS encoding transcriptional regulator GutM — MKLVLVACCLLIVQSALTAIQVHYYQKSMKKLVGKYKGEKGFHLFSGQSRRRIGPGSIVLLVVDESYVIQECQVMRGISILSTFKEMKQYEGMQLGELLDELYSPAGKRKLSALQTALQAAGEQALMSISKTKRLASIS, encoded by the coding sequence ATGAAGTTAGTATTGGTTGCTTGCTGTTTGCTGATTGTCCAATCGGCCCTGACTGCCATTCAAGTTCACTATTATCAAAAATCAATGAAGAAATTAGTCGGTAAATATAAAGGGGAAAAGGGCTTCCACCTATTTTCGGGGCAATCACGCCGCCGTATCGGTCCAGGATCGATTGTCCTGCTCGTGGTGGATGAATCCTATGTAATTCAAGAGTGCCAGGTGATGCGCGGAATCAGTATCCTGTCGACTTTCAAAGAAATGAAGCAATATGAAGGAATGCAGCTGGGGGAGCTGCTGGACGAACTGTACAGTCCAGCGGGAAAAAGAAAGCTGTCGGCACTGCAAACAGCTTTGCAGGCTGCCGGTGAACAAGCTTTGATGTCCATCTCGAAGACGAAGAGATTGGCATCCATCTCATAA